The Kosakonia sp. SMBL-WEM22 sequence ATACGGACGTAGGTGGCAATAACCTTATTGCTTTATGCGGATAGCTGACCCCATCCAGTGGCCTGAGAGTAAATAACACATTCTCAAATTATAGAAATATAAACGTTACTGATGGTTCTTTGGAAATTGAGAAACCTAAAAGGTATTAGTCGATATAAATATTGCTAACGGATCTGTTTATATTGGAATTTATCAGGGAACGTCGATGTCAGGGTTGGGAGTGGATATGGGAACGTATTTTGGTATCACGCCATTATCTTCAGTTAGTCATTTAGGAGCTTTGATTCAGGGCAGGTACTCTTTGCATGAGAGATCACAGTCTAGGGGGCTGCTTATTGATAGTAATGGGCTATCTTCTAGGCTCATTGATGTCAATTCTACAACTGGCGATGTAACTAATATTTTTAGACAGAATGATTTGCCAGCAACTGCATCTAAAATACTAGCCTTAAATAAACCTGCAGTAACAGCAATATCTATATTCGGACCTAGATCATATGGTTCTGGAGACCTTAATAATCCCGCCGCGGGAAAAATTACGTGCCAGGTTTACAACTCCGTTATAACAAAGTGTTCTGTCTATGAAATGCTCTATCAAAGAAGGTCATCCATTTCTGCTTGTATCAAACTTATTGACGAATTAGAGGATCACACTATTACTTATGATACCTCAGCCTTCACATTCCAGGTATTGTTAATATGAAATATTCAGGCATTTCCTAAATAGAAAATTTTAGTAGTAAAACGCCATGAGGAAATTTCACATTTGTTATTAGCTCAACAGGTATTTTAACATTTAGCCCTAGATAAAAAACTGATTCTTTTGTGTGAACATCATTCTGTATGTAATGTGTGAGTCGATAGTGTTCACAATGAAAGGTATATCTAGGGACGCACTATCGCGGTCATAGATTTACTGTGGCGGTTTTTTTAAGAGCTTAATGTACTCTCTACCTAATCTTCAATGAAGAACAATAGTTCAAATGTGAAAACTTTTGTCTAAATGTTATGTCATTTGATAAACTCCGGAAACTGAAAGTTTTGCATGATAAAAAACTTCCAGTGGAACAGCTAAAGCCCTTAAAAAATCTATATCTGCTCTATAATTAATTATGTCTGTACTCAATCTAATGATTAAGTTCGGCAATTAATTATCTTTAATAAATGCTGCGCGATTAGTTGTTTTTTTTCTTATTAAAAGCCAGTGTTAATTTTCTTTCCACGACCATGTACATTATGTAGGAAATGAAACAAATTATAAAGACAACAAGTGTAATAGCCAAGTCAGTATTGATCCATCTTAGGCTTTTTGTATATTTTATTGCAGTCCAGATAAATATCATATGTGCAAGGTAAATAGTGTATGAAGCTTCGCCAATTTGCACGAGAACTTTATTAATGAATTTTTCAGAGTTTACTCTTACCAGTGAGAATAGAGTTACAATAAAAAATGAAGGAACGCCGAAAAGCATTACCCTGTCAATTGGTGATTTATAAATAACATTGAAAGATATCAGAATGATTGTAACAAATAATGCTATGCTACCGATTATTGGAGGTATGGAAACTCCTTTGTAACTTAGTGAAATGTACAAATTCGCTGCGATCATACCCATTATAAAATCAATTACAATTGCATTTGAAGTAAGATAATTAATATATTCATTAAATATTAAGTATTTTGAAATGATAAGTAAGGCTATAATTATAGAAGAGCACGAGACTATAACCTTCCATCCCCTAAATACCAAAAGCGCGAGTGCAAAAACTAAATAAAAATATAATTCATACTGCAATGTCCAGCCCTGTCCAATGAATGGGCTAAAGGAATTCTCAGAAATCTTTGCTGGAAGAAGCAAGAAGCTTTGTAATAAAAAAAATGGATCGTACTTTGATATTAGATCGGTTTTACCATATAGAATGAAGGGAAGTGCAAGAGTAAGAATACAGTAAAACCAATAAGTAGGATATATTCTCACAAATCTTTTTTTCAGAAATGAAATTGATTGAGAAACCCCGCTCGGCTTATTATGTGTAGTAATAACCATAATGAAGCCACTTATACAGAAGAACAGATCTACACCAAGACCGCCAACATTATAAATGTTCGAAGAAAACAGCCATGATTCTCCGCTGAATGACTTATGCATGTAGTGAGTAACGTGGTCTATAACTACAGCTACAGCAGCTAAACCTCTAAGTATTTGTATTGAATATAATTTATTCATTGCGCTATGGATTCGTCAAATCGTGAATTATAACATTAAATCGTATTGTTGAAACATAAAGGTGCGGTAACATAACATTTATCACAAGAAAGTCGGGAAGAAGCCAATTCTTGGATTGAGCGTAATCAGGCGGGCTTCGATGACAAGGCGACAGACGGCGGAGACAACCGATATCGGAACCTGCGCATAGGAGGGATTAATGGGCTTCCCTACACCGGCGATGAACTATATAGAGCGCCAGCTATCCTCCGCGTAGCCGCAAAAAAATTTTTTATTCACTCTTGAAAAACGTGCCTGCGACATTATTTTTATTAGCGGACAAGCAAGGCTTGCCTGTAACTTGAACTTTTGAATCGATTATTCAGGAGGTTAACTTATGGCACTCAGAACCTTGTCAGCTCTCCCTGGCTTTTCAGACTCACTTTTTGCCGATCGTTTTAATCGTATTGATTCACTGTTTAGCCAGCTCACCGGCAATACGCCCGTGGCGGCAACACCTGCCTATGATCTGAAAAAAGTCGATGCCAACAACTACCTGTTGCATGTCAGCGTGCCTGGCTGGAAAGAGGAGGAGCTGGAGATCGAGACGGTGGGTGGCAACCTACATATTTCCGGTAAGCGCAGTGAAGAGGCTTCTGAGGAGGAGCAGGGCTGGATCTATAAAGGCATACGGCGTGCGGATTTTCGCCTCAGCTTTTCGCTGCCTGAGCATGCCAAAGTGAGCAATGCGAAATTAGAGAGCGGCATTTTAGAGGTCTCCATTTATCAGGAGATCCCGGAGAGTGAAAAACCCCGTAAAATCGCTATTGAGAATAGTCAGAAGGTGATTGAGCACCAGGCATAATTGTTACGTTTCTTTCTTAATCAACTGTTAAGGCCCGCCCGCGCGGGCCTTATTACCATCACCTGGGGTGATGGCACGCTCAGCTCGTCGCCTGAGCGAGGGCGTTTTTATCCTGATGGAAAATCTTGCTGCAGTGCGGGCACATTAACATCGCCCCTTTCTGGACGCGGGAAAAACTGTGTTCGGAATGTTGTGAGCAGTGAGGGCAGGAACATTTTACGAGGTAGTTACGGCGGTTTTTAGAATCTTTGCGTTGTGACATAGATTTTTTCCTGATGAATGGCCGGCAACCATACACGATTCTGCTGCGCATAGCTCGATATCATTACTTTTTACGATCGCGAAGACACGCAGATGAGCCCAGGATAAATCCCAATATTGAGCAGGCTTTTTAATCTAACGCTATGATTTGAATAGCTATCATCATTACCCCCTATTAACCCTGATAATGTTTCTGCGCCGCTCTGCCCGAGCGGCTTTTTTTTCCCTTTCAACCCGTTCAGCGGCATTTTATTCATATCTTAAATGGGATGTGATTGCATCCTGCCGCCTCTGGTGGTGTTATATCCCCCCACTGGGCACGAAACCTGAGGAGGAAGCAGTGTTAGAAGGATATTTTGATCTTGATGGCGCAACCGGCAATGATGCGCTGGAAAACAGAAAACGGTTATTAGCCGTGCAGGCAGCACTGGAAATTTCGAAAGCGGCTGTCTCCGCAACTACTGCAAATGCCGGCATTCGCAGCCAGATGGATTTACGTAATGTCTCGCAAGAAGTCGCTACCCTTGCAGATGCTATTCAGGACGCGTTGGAAGCAGATTAACGTTTTATCCCGCATTGATGAAGCAGCCCGGATGGGCGACTTCATCAATTTATCCTCATTTATATCTCCGCCTCATCCTTGATTATCATCACAATTCACGTTTTGAGCGCTTGAGCCAGATAATGGGATTCGTTATAAGAGTCCACCCGGGTCGTCATCAATAAACCGAGCGAAACCTGATCCCCTTAATGCCTGCCAGGCGTTAAGGGAATCAGGTTTTTTTTCGCCTGTCGTTCGGCGTTCCACGACGAGGCGCTATGACAACAAGGAGAGAGAAGCGATGAAAATGGTATTTCCCGACGGGTTTTTATGGGGCGGGGCGGTCGCCGCAAACCAGATCGAAGGTGCATGGAATCAGGGTGGAAAAGGCGTCTCGACCGCCGATCTGCAGCCCAGGGGAATCGATGGTGAGATTGCAGTGCGCCCTGGCACAAACGGCAACCTCAAAGATATTGCCATCGATTTTTACCACCGCTATCCGCAAGATATAAAACTCTTCGCTGAAATGGGATTTACCATCCTGCGCACCTCTATTGCCTGGGCGCGAATATACCCTAACGGCGATGAAACAGAACCCAACGAAGCGGGGCTGGCGTTCTACGATCGTCTTTTTGATGAGATGGCGCAGCACGGGATTCAGCCACTGATCACGCTTTCACATTACGAAATGCCCTTTGGCCTGGTGAAAAAGTATGACGGCTGGATCGGGCGGCAGGTTATCGATCTTTTTGAACGTTACGCTCGCACGGTATTTACCCGCTATCGTCATAAAGTGAAATATTGGCTCACCTTTAATGAGATCAATATGGCGCTTTACGCCCCTTTTACCGGCGTAGGTTTGATGGGGGAGCGCAGCAAGCAGGAGATTTATCAGGCGCTTCATCATCAACTGGTCGCCAGCGCGCGGGCTGTCAAAGCGTGTCATGAAATTATTGAGGACGCGAGAATCGGCTGCATGCTGCTAGGGGCGATACGCTATCCCATTAGTTGTAAACCTGAAGATCTCCTGCAAGCGCAGCAGGAGAACCGCGAGTGGCTTTTCTTCGGCGATGTTCAGGCGCGAGGCGAATACCCGGCATGGATTGCGCGCTACTTCCGTGAAAATGGTATTACGCTCTGCATAACGCCACAGGACAGGCAAGATCTTAAAGAGACAGTCGATTTTGTCTCCTTCAGCTATTACATGAGCGGTTGCTCCGCCGCACGTCCCGATCTCTACCAGCGCGGTCATGGCACTCTTCTCAATATGATCCCCAACCCTTTCCTATCCGCCTCGGAGTGGGGATGGCAGATCGATCCTCAGGGGCTACGATTTCTGCTCAACGAACTCTACGATCGCTATCGTAAGCCACTCTTTATTGTGGAAAACGGCCTCGGGGCGAAAGATGTACCTGAGCTGGATGGTTCGATCGAAGACGACTATCGCATTCACTATCTCCACTCGCACCTGGTAGAGGTTCGTAAGGCGATTGAAGATGGTGTTGAACTGCTTGGTTACACCAGCTGGGGGCCGATAGATCTGGTCAGCGCCAGCGCTGGGCAGATGTCAAAACGCTACGGTTTTATCTATGTTGATCGCGACGATGGCGGTAACGGCAGCCTGGTGCGTCAGCGTAAGAAAAGCTTTTACTGGTACCGCGATGTGATCCATAGCAATGGAGCCAGTTTGAGCGAGCCGATTTAAGTTGATAGCCCTCAAACACTAAAAATGGTCATCGCCGTACTGCGATGGCCTTTTTGCTCTCTCCTCAATGGACAGCGGCGACAAAAGACATATTTAGGTTGTCTGATAACACGGAAGAAGAAGAATGAATTGCAATGTTCTGGCAGACAATATTCTGCGGCTGGTGGGGGGCGAAAGTAACGTCATATCGGTAATCCATTGCGCAACACGTTTACGGTTCACCATTATTGATAACCGCAAGGCGAAACTGGCGGAGCTCAGGGCGCTGGATGGCGTGCTCACTGTAGTCAGTGAAGAGGATCGGTTACAGGTCGTCATTGGCAATCGCGTAGAGAAAGTCTTCCACGCCCTGAGCGTGCGTTGCGGTTCGTTAAGCAATGAGCAAAAGAGCATGCAGTATAAAAGGGCAGGCTGCGCGCGGTTAATGAAGTGGGTCGATGATCTTACCGATCTAACGATGCCCCTTCTCGGGGTGATGATGGCCGCAGGGATCCTGAAAGGTATTCTTATCATGAGTGTGGATGCCGGATGGCTGAACCGTGACAGGCAAAGTGCTGCTACTCTGTTTGCCATTGCTGAAAGCCCTTTTAACTTTCTGCCCATTTTTCTCGCTATCCTCTGCGCGCGCAAATTTAAGGCTAATCTTTTTATTGCCGTCGCGATGGCAGGCGCCTCTCTCTCTCCGCTAGGCATGGGGCTACCTACAACCGGGCAAACGGAGGCTTTTCCTGGCCTTTCTCTCAGGATAATGAACAATAGCGGCTCAATGATTCCGGTTATCGCCGGCGTCTGGTTACTGTCGCGTATTGAGCAGGCCATTGACCGCTATTGTGGTGCGGCGAAACGCGCGATAGCAACGCCCTGCTTGCTAATTCTTATTGTCGTACCCTTTATCTTGCTGATCCTGTTTCCGGTTGGTGTGAGCATAAGCCAGGGAATTAGCGCGCTATTTAGCGCGCTTTATAGCATCAGCCCCATTTTTACCTGTGCATTAATGGCCGCAGCATGGCCGCTGCTGCTGATGCTCGGCCTTCACCAGGCATTTATTGTGCTTTTTATTAATGATATTTCGGTGATGGGGCAAAGTTTTTTGCTGGCGGCCTGCGGCCCGGCAATATTTGCCTGCTCCGCTATGTTGCTGGCGGTCAATCTGCGTACCCGTAACAGTAAATTGAAAGCATTGACTGGGGCCGCAATTATCCCTTCGCTTTTTGGTCTCAGCGAGCCGGCTATTTATGGCGTAACATTAAAACGTAAGAAAATGTTTTTTTGCGTTCTGATGGTCTCGGCATTTGGCGGCGCCATGGTTGGCTATGGCAAAAGTTTCGCTATCGCAATGGCTTTGCCCGGCGTGCTGACATTCCCGGTTTTTTATGGCGAAGGCGTTATCACCTTTATTCTTGCGTGCAGCCTCGCATTTTTAGGCAGTCTGGGATTAATCCTGCTAACAGGGTTTGAAGAGGGAGCGCTGCTGGTAAGCCAGGGCGAATCTTCGGCGGGAGAAAATATAGCAGTAAGGCCTCTTCCGCCTCCACCGAAACCGGTTTCAGATATTACGGAGCAAATTATAGCCCCGGTTTCAGGAGAGCTTATCTCACTTGCCGACGTCAATGATGGCGTCTTTTCTACTGGCAGCGTCGGGCCCGGTTTCGCGATTATTCCCGATGAGGGATACGTTTATTCACCGGTGGATGGTTATATCTCCAACACATACGCCAGTAGGCATGCAATAGGGATCCGCTCTAACGCCGGGGCTGAGATTCTGATTCACGTCGGCATTAATACCGTGCAATTGGCTGGAAACTATTTTTGGGTCCAGGTAAAAGCGGGAGAGGCAGTAAAACAGGGACAACTGTTAATGACTTTCGATCTTCTGGCTATCGCTGCTGAAGGTTATGACACGGTGACTCCCGTCATCATCACTAATAGCGAGGCCTGGCGCACTTTAGATGTCAGCGAAAAGCCGCGCTCGCGCAGCGGTGAACGCAGTTCGGCATTATCGGTATAACGCTTATACGGCAAGGAGGGAGGCCTATTCTTGCAGGCATTATATTTAAATATAGCCCTGGTAAAAACAGGCTTAATGCACTATTTGCAAAGAAAATGAGGATGTTGCAAAGCAGACAAAAAAAGAGGGCGATATTATTATCGCCCTGCCATCTTAGATGGAGAAGTCTTCCAGCTTTTTGCCTTCTTCCAGTGCTTTAGCGATGACCTTCGGCGTACGGCCCTGGCCAGTCCAGCTTTTTTCAGTACCGTCTTCGTCAATATACTTATATTTAGCAGGACGCGGTGCGCGAACGGATTTGGTTTTAGTCGTCTGACCTTTCAATGAGGATAAAAGTTCGGTTGGGTCGATACCTTCATCCATCAATTTCTGACGAAATGCCGCTAGTTTAGCCTCTTTTTCTTCCTGCTCTTTACGTAAGGAAGATTCTTCTTCGCGGCGCTCTTCTACAACCACGGACAATTTTTCAAGCATTTCTTCCAGCGTTTCGAGTGTAACTTCACGTGCCTGAACTCGCAGGGTGCGAATGTTATTTAACGATTTAAGTGCTTCTGACATGATGTCACTCCGTGTGCGGGTAAATGAAAATCGATCGGAATTAATTTTTAGTGATAATGAGATAAAAATCAACTTAGGATTATATGTTTTATCAAATAGCCGTAGGAAATTGCAACCCTTGATGTTGGGTTGCTCTGTTGTACTAAGAAATTTAGTAAGATTGCGCTGTGATAAAGGCCGGGTCATTTAAGGGTTATTTTTAACTTAAGCCCTGGTGGAAGCTTAAGCACTACTAAGAAAATAGCTTATAGGTAAGAGGTGCGGCGATTTCAGTCACGCTGTAGCATCACTTAAACATTAAGCATGAACTTTGTTCAACAACGTCGCAATAAGCGACAGAAAGTTTCACTTATATCGGTCATAACTGAGAATATTCTCAGTTAGAAGCAAATTCTCACTTTCAGATCATTCTTCGCAGAGAAACGCCTCAGGTTAATGTGCCGTAGCCAGCGTTATTTCTGCAGGCGGTCGGGGTAAAGATATTTGCCCGGCGCACTTTCATCACTATTGCGATAAAAATCTCTATATGCATTACGCGAAGGCTGAGAAAATTTCACGTTAACTTCAGGTTATGCCAGTGGTCGAAAACGGCGCACTGCAATAATAACCTTCTTCGCGACAGGCTATCGCCCATGCAAAAGTTGTACTGTTGCCGTGTTTTTATCACACAAGCGGAAAATTATTTTCAACTTACCTTTCATGGCGTTAACCAAAACAGTGTTTAGTTGAATAGCGATCTGCATGCTGCTAACGGCACATCCCGCCAAAGACAAGCTAAGGTAATTGGCTGACAGTTTCTTCCCTTTACTGCGCGCGCATGCCTTCTGTTGCGCAGTGATCAAAGCCGGAAAAGGATGAGATATGAGCAAACTATTTTCAGAAGTGACCCTGGGGCGTGTGACGCTGGATAACCGTATTGTAATCGCACCGATGTGTCAGTATTCGGCTGATGAAGGTAGAGCGACCGCCTGGCATCGCATTCATCTCGGCAACCTGGCGCTCTCCGGGGCCGGGCTGCTCATTATCGAAGCGACCGCTGTTGAGCCGGAAGGACGCATTTCGCCTGAGGATCTTGGATTGTGGGATGATGCTACCGAAGAGGCGCTGCGCGTAGTGCTGGAGGACATTCGCCGCTATTCGCCAATAAAAATTGGTATTCAGCTTGCGCACGCCGGGCGTAAAGCCTCAACAAGTGCGCCGTGGCAGGGCGGTAACCAGCTCTCGCTGCAAGAGGGGGGATGGGAGACGCTCTCCGCTTCCGCTCAGGCCTATGAGAAAACAGAACGTCCACCGCAGGCGATGAGCCAAGCGGATATGGCGCGCGTCAAGCAGCATTTCGTCGACAGCGCTTTGCGCGCGGTGAAGCTTGGCGTAGAAGTGATTGAGATCCATGCGGCGCACGGTTATCTACTGCATCAATTCCTCTCCCCGCTCTCAAATGAGCGCGACGATGAGTATGGCGGCAGCCTTGAAAATCGCCTGCGTTACACCGTAGAAGTATTCCGCGCGGTGCGCGAAGCGGTACCGGCTTCCGTGGTGGTGGGGATCCGTCTGTCGGCCACCGACTGGGTGGAGGGCGGCTGGGATATCGAGCAATCCGCAGCGCTCACCGAGCAGATCGAAGCGGCCGGCGGAGACTATGTGCACGTCTCCAGCGGCGGGCTTTCGCCGCTACAGCAGATCAGCGTCAAAGCGGGTTACCAGGTGCCGTTTGCTAAAGCGCTGCGCGAACGGACAAAGATGCCGGTTATCGCCGTGGGGTTGATCACCGAAGCAGAGCAGGCGGAAGCGGTTCTGCAACAAGGCGAGGCGGATCTGGTGGCGCTGGCGCGCGGCATGCTTTATGACCCGCGCTGGCCGTGGCACGCTGCCGCAAAACTGGGTGGAGCCGTCAATATTGCGCCGCAGTATCAGCGCGCTGAGCCGCACGGTGTGAAAGGTACGGTGAAATAGCAATAAACAGGCGAGTTTGCCGCTGTGACAAACTCGCCTGGTGTGCTTAGAGGGCGTGGCTACACGCCTTTACTGACCAGTTGCGCGGCTTTGAGGAAAACCTCTTCTTCAACGCCATCTCCCCGATCGCGTCCCTGACGCTCAATTTCACGCACAATATTGTCCCGATTGAGAGGCTGACGCGCTGCAACCAGGCCAATCACCGCTGCACCAATGGCTAATCCAATGAGTCCCGTGTGCTCATCATTGAACTTCATACCCTGTCCTCCCTTCTTGCCCCTGCCAAAAATAGCACACCTGCTGCATTTGTAGCCAATCGGCCCGCACAGGGGAGAAGAAGCAGAGTCCTCTATTTTTTGCCGTTCGGCTTCAGTTGCTCGCCTGCCTGTAACTTAAATAGCTCATCATCACGGGTGGAGTAGCGCACGCTGCCATCCGCCATCAGATAGGCGCCTTCGGTGAAGCCTGCGCCATTAATAAAGGGGGCAACGGCGTCAGGCTTACCGCGATGCGTGGCTTCGAGCGCCAGCAGCGCATAAGGGGCAATGTTGTCGATATTGGCGTAAACATAGCGGCGATCGTCGATGAAGAAGTTGTTCAGCCTTTTGCTGGCTAAAATATTGTCTGCCACCTTATCTGCCAGCGTGAGATAGCCTTTATCACCCGTTGCCTGCGACAAATCAATCAGCGCGAAAATAGTGTACGGCTCGCTATTTTGCGTCTGCAGATTGAGCCGGCTGTTTTTACCGCCCGGTTCACCAATATCGCCAAGCCCCTGACCGCGCGCAATGCCGCGCGCCACTCCCCAGATCTCATCATCCTGCGCCAGCGTCCAGGCACGGGCATAAGAGAGCAGAAACTCGTTGCCCGCCGGGTAGGGCTTCAATTCACTGCCCTTTTTACCGTAATAACCGTCACGTTTCAGGTGATAGCCCGAGAGATCGGTGCCGTTTGCCAGCATTGGCCGAAAAGTATTGGTTTTCTCATCGTAGGCGTAATGAGCAAAAGCCTTCAGACCATCCAGCGTCCATTTTTTGAGATCATCCCCTTTATTGCCCAGCGACTTTGCCAGCGCCAGCTGCATTAACGCATTCTCCGAGTAGAGGGTGCTGGTTCTGCCTTTCAGCATCATATTCCCCTCCAGCGCCGCCGCGCCAAACTCCGGGCCAAATTGACGCTGCGCGCGGTCGCCATACTTCGAGTTGGTGTCGCTATCATCGGTGGTTTCCGCACGTTTAAGCGCCTGGGTGAATTGATAAACGCCAAGCCCGGTCTTCTTATCGCGCGGCAGGACATACTGCTCTGCCAGCCTTTTTGCCCAGGTCAGCGCGCCCTGATCGCCCTCATATTGATAGAGCAGAGAGGCGGAGTAGATCAGGTCATTACCGGCATTGAGAAAACTGAGCCCTTTGGTGGCGAAAAAGGGGGGCTGCTGTTCGAACTCGCTGGCCCATAATTTGCCCATGGGTTTGCCATATTCACCGTGGCGACTGGTCTCGAGTATTTTCCAGTCATAAACATGCGCATTCCAGAAGGCGCGTATAAAACGCGCCGTCGCCGCCTTGTCGACAGAGAACATCAGGGCATACCAGGGATAGGCATTTTTCAGCTCATGCACCTGCTCTTTTTCGCTCGGCCCCTCAGGTTGCAGCGTGTTGAGATCGATAAAACGGTGCCCGCCCCACAGCAGTAATCCGCTCTCATCCTGATAATGCTGGAAGTAGTAACGGACATTATCCTCCGCGCGTTTCTTATACTGCGGATCGCCAGTTAACTCACTCAGCCCGACCAGCACGCGCATAAAATTTTGCTGCGCAGAGAAGTTCGACAATACCGCCGTTCTGCCATCCGGAAAGATCCACTCCAGCTGCTTGCCGGTGCGTGGATCGACGCCAT is a genomic window containing:
- a CDS encoding acyltransferase gives rise to the protein MNKLYSIQILRGLAAVAVVIDHVTHYMHKSFSGESWLFSSNIYNVGGLGVDLFFCISGFIMVITTHNKPSGVSQSISFLKKRFVRIYPTYWFYCILTLALPFILYGKTDLISKYDPFFLLQSFLLLPAKISENSFSPFIGQGWTLQYELYFYLVFALALLVFRGWKVIVSCSSIIIALLIISKYLIFNEYINYLTSNAIVIDFIMGMIAANLYISLSYKGVSIPPIIGSIALFVTIILISFNVIYKSPIDRVMLFGVPSFFIVTLFSLVRVNSEKFINKVLVQIGEASYTIYLAHMIFIWTAIKYTKSLRWINTDLAITLVVFIICFISYIMYMVVERKLTLAFNKKKNN
- a CDS encoding Hsp20 family protein, which produces MALRTLSALPGFSDSLFADRFNRIDSLFSQLTGNTPVAATPAYDLKKVDANNYLLHVSVPGWKEEELEIETVGGNLHISGKRSEEASEEEQGWIYKGIRRADFRLSFSLPEHAKVSNAKLESGILEVSIYQEIPESEKPRKIAIENSQKVIEHQA
- a CDS encoding YnfU family zinc-binding protein, encoding MRSRIVYGCRPFIRKKSMSQRKDSKNRRNYLVKCSCPHCSQHSEHSFSRVQKGAMLMCPHCSKIFHQDKNALAQATS
- the ascB gene encoding 6-phospho-beta-glucosidase: MKMVFPDGFLWGGAVAANQIEGAWNQGGKGVSTADLQPRGIDGEIAVRPGTNGNLKDIAIDFYHRYPQDIKLFAEMGFTILRTSIAWARIYPNGDETEPNEAGLAFYDRLFDEMAQHGIQPLITLSHYEMPFGLVKKYDGWIGRQVIDLFERYARTVFTRYRHKVKYWLTFNEINMALYAPFTGVGLMGERSKQEIYQALHHQLVASARAVKACHEIIEDARIGCMLLGAIRYPISCKPEDLLQAQQENREWLFFGDVQARGEYPAWIARYFRENGITLCITPQDRQDLKETVDFVSFSYYMSGCSAARPDLYQRGHGTLLNMIPNPFLSASEWGWQIDPQGLRFLLNELYDRYRKPLFIVENGLGAKDVPELDGSIEDDYRIHYLHSHLVEVRKAIEDGVELLGYTSWGPIDLVSASAGQMSKRYGFIYVDRDDGGNGSLVRQRKKSFYWYRDVIHSNGASLSEPI
- a CDS encoding glucose PTS transporter subunit IIA, producing the protein MNCNVLADNILRLVGGESNVISVIHCATRLRFTIIDNRKAKLAELRALDGVLTVVSEEDRLQVVIGNRVEKVFHALSVRCGSLSNEQKSMQYKRAGCARLMKWVDDLTDLTMPLLGVMMAAGILKGILIMSVDAGWLNRDRQSAATLFAIAESPFNFLPIFLAILCARKFKANLFIAVAMAGASLSPLGMGLPTTGQTEAFPGLSLRIMNNSGSMIPVIAGVWLLSRIEQAIDRYCGAAKRAIATPCLLILIVVPFILLILFPVGVSISQGISALFSALYSISPIFTCALMAAAWPLLLMLGLHQAFIVLFINDISVMGQSFLLAACGPAIFACSAMLLAVNLRTRNSKLKALTGAAIIPSLFGLSEPAIYGVTLKRKKMFFCVLMVSAFGGAMVGYGKSFAIAMALPGVLTFPVFYGEGVITFILACSLAFLGSLGLILLTGFEEGALLVSQGESSAGENIAVRPLPPPPKPVSDITEQIIAPVSGELISLADVNDGVFSTGSVGPGFAIIPDEGYVYSPVDGYISNTYASRHAIGIRSNAGAEILIHVGINTVQLAGNYFWVQVKAGEAVKQGQLLMTFDLLAIAAEGYDTVTPVIITNSEAWRTLDVSEKPRSRSGERSSALSV
- a CDS encoding H-NS family nucleoid-associated regulatory protein; the encoded protein is MSEALKSLNNIRTLRVQAREVTLETLEEMLEKLSVVVEERREEESSLRKEQEEKEAKLAAFRQKLMDEGIDPTELLSSLKGQTTKTKSVRAPRPAKYKYIDEDGTEKSWTGQGRTPKVIAKALEEGKKLEDFSI
- a CDS encoding NADH:flavin oxidoreductase/NADH oxidase encodes the protein MSKLFSEVTLGRVTLDNRIVIAPMCQYSADEGRATAWHRIHLGNLALSGAGLLIIEATAVEPEGRISPEDLGLWDDATEEALRVVLEDIRRYSPIKIGIQLAHAGRKASTSAPWQGGNQLSLQEGGWETLSASAQAYEKTERPPQAMSQADMARVKQHFVDSALRAVKLGVEVIEIHAAHGYLLHQFLSPLSNERDDEYGGSLENRLRYTVEVFRAVREAVPASVVVGIRLSATDWVEGGWDIEQSAALTEQIEAAGGDYVHVSSGGLSPLQQISVKAGYQVPFAKALRERTKMPVIAVGLITEAEQAEAVLQQGEADLVALARGMLYDPRWPWHAAAKLGGAVNIAPQYQRAEPHGVKGTVK
- a CDS encoding pectate lyase; amino-acid sequence: MKNSSVALAVGIAALFSSQAQAQENVRLESVKAFADAVIAKASDKHHPDVPLLADGVDPRTGKQLEWIFPDGRTAVLSNFSAQQNFMRVLVGLSELTGDPQYKKRAEDNVRYYFQHYQDESGLLLWGGHRFIDLNTLQPEGPSEKEQVHELKNAYPWYALMFSVDKAATARFIRAFWNAHVYDWKILETSRHGEYGKPMGKLWASEFEQQPPFFATKGLSFLNAGNDLIYSASLLYQYEGDQGALTWAKRLAEQYVLPRDKKTGLGVYQFTQALKRAETTDDSDTNSKYGDRAQRQFGPEFGAAALEGNMMLKGRTSTLYSENALMQLALAKSLGNKGDDLKKWTLDGLKAFAHYAYDEKTNTFRPMLANGTDLSGYHLKRDGYYGKKGSELKPYPAGNEFLLSYARAWTLAQDDEIWGVARGIARGQGLGDIGEPGGKNSRLNLQTQNSEPYTIFALIDLSQATGDKGYLTLADKVADNILASKRLNNFFIDDRRYVYANIDNIAPYALLALEATHRGKPDAVAPFINGAGFTEGAYLMADGSVRYSTRDDELFKLQAGEQLKPNGKK